From Salvia splendens isolate huo1 chromosome 3, SspV2, whole genome shotgun sequence, a single genomic window includes:
- the LOC121796559 gene encoding E3 ubiquitin-protein ligase RHA2A-like: MTQLKWAWEFILYQSFFQPRVADYYCEDGRSEECAVCLCRMEGAGDEIRQLRCHHAFHKVCLDRWLGYGHVTCPLCRDNVKPRKFAPDLRHELLMFNFAAVDSSHDRATWWLR, translated from the coding sequence ATGACGCAGCTGAAATGGGCGTGGGAATTCATTCTCTACCAATCCTTCTTCCAGCCACGTGTCGCCGACTACTACTGCGAAGACGGCCGGTCCGAGGAATGCGCGGTGTGCCTGTGCAGGATGGAAGGCGCGGGGGACGAGATTAGACAGCTGAGGTGTCATCACGCTTTCCACAAGGTCTGTCTCGATAGGTGGCTCGGATACGGCCACGTCACCTGCCCCCTCTGCCGGGACAATGTCAAGCCAAGGAAGTTCGCGCCCGACCTCCGCCACGAGCTCCTCATGTTCAACTTCGCCGCCGTCGACTCCAGCCACGATCGTGCCACGTGGTGGCTACGCTGA
- the LOC121794942 gene encoding proline-rich receptor-like protein kinase PERK9 isoform X1, with product MSSASPSLNSPPPPPSSAPSPPSLPPQPNLPPSSPPLAPPPQPDLPAPPLPPSSPPSPPNAPPPPANAPPPTSSPPPPDPPPTSPITPPPSTNSPPPPPAPVNSSPPPPSTSPPSNSPPTRPPPNTSPPPSSRNPPPPRSNRPPQDSPPPPVVPPSNPSPSPIPPQSPPRPNSPPRPPPRPSIGTSPPPPSMASPTPSLNPPGDTNSNDTAPRNSQPSSGGGLDTGAKVAIGVGSLFLVILGLGLAIWCCWKRTRRAYIMATSNSSPQSGDGLHRVQVTPNNGSGSGNHSMRTPHERGLGNSRLLFTYEQLVDASNGFSDQNLLGQGGFGFVYKGTLADGKVVAIKLLRIGGGQGEREFTSEVEIISRIHHRHLVSLVGYCISGERRVLVLDYVPNNTLYFHLHAEGRPVLEWGTRVKIAIGAARGIAYLHEDCQPRIIHRDIKSSNILLDINFEAQVSDFGLAKIAMDANTHISTRVMGTFGYMAPEYASSGKLTEKSDVFSFGVVLLELITGRKPVDTSQPLGDESLVEWARPLLSQAIETNEFVGLADPRLAENFVTDEMVLLIQAAAACVRHSSMNRPSMGQVVRAFDRMVTQDLTNGVRVGESEIINSAEQSEEIRLFQRWAFGSKEVSSDFFSGSSERNPQSDQRD from the exons ATGTCATCTGCATCTCCCTCCCTAAATTCACCTCCCCCTCCGCCCTCCTCTGCTCCTTCTCCACCATCACTACCACCTCAGCCCAATTTGCCTCCGTCAAGTCCTCCTCTTGCACCGCCACCTCAGCCGGATTTACCTGCCCCCCCACTACCACCATCCTCTCCTCCTTCTCCGCCCAATGCTCCACCTCCTCCGGCAAATGCACCTCCTCCAACTTCCTCTCCGCCTCCACCTGATCCACCACCAACTAGTCCTATTACGCCACCTCCCTCGACTAATTCGCCCCCGCCCCCACCAGCACCTGTAAATAGTTCCCCACCTCCACCATCAACTTCACCACCGAGCAATTCTCCTCCTACACGTCCGCCTCCTAATACTTCGCCCCCACCATCATCACGTAACCCTCCTCCACCACGATCAAATAGACCTCCCCAAGATTCACCACCGCCACCAGTCGTGCCACCCAGTAACCCTTCCCCTTCCCCAATACCGCCTCAGTCTCCACCACGCCCAAATTCTCCTCCAAGACCACCGCCACGGCCTTCAATAGGAACATCACCACCTCCACCTTCCATGGCCTCACCAACTCCATCTCTGAATCCACCAGGTGATACCAACTCCAATGATACTGCACCGAGAAATTCTCAACCCTCAAGTGGTGGTGGCCTTGACACCGGCGCCAAAGTTGCAATTGGCGTGGGTAGCCTATTTCTTGTGATACTTGGTCTTGGACTTGCAATCTGGTGTTGCTGGAAGCGAACGAGAAGGGCTTACATCATGGCAACCTCAAATTCTTCTCCACAATCCG GTGATGGATTACATAGAGTACAAGTAACGCCAAATAATGGAAGTGGTTCTGGAAATCACTCTATGCGTACACCACATGAGCGTGGTTTGGGGAACTCAAGGTTGTTGTTCACCTACGAACAACTAGTTGATGCCAGTAATGGATTTTCAGACCAGAATCTCTTGGGGCAAGGTGGTTTTGGTTTTGTGTACAAAGGAACTCTCGCAGATGGTAAAGTAGTAGCTATTAAGCTATTAAGGATCGGTGGAGGGCAGGGGGAACGGGAATTCACCTCCGAAGTTGAGATAATTAGCCGTATACACCACCGTCATTTGGTCTCACTTGTAGGTTATTGCATTTCTGGGGAGAGAAGAGTGCTTGTATTAGATTATGTTCCTAACAATACCCTCTACTTCCATCTTCATG CTGAAGGCCGGCCTGTCTTGGAATGGGGTACACGTGTGAAGATTGCTATTGGGGCAGCTCGTGGGATAGCTTACCTTCACGAAGACT GTCAACCTCGTATTATCCATAGAGATATCAAGTCGTCAAATATCCTTCTGGACATAAACTTTGAAGCTCAG GTTTCTGATTTTGGACTAGCTAAAATAGCTATGGATGCGAATACACATATCAGTACACGTGTAATGGGAACTTTTGG ATACATGGCGCCTGAGTATGCATCCAGTGGCAAGTTGACTGAAAAATCCGACGTGTTTTCCTTTGGAGTTGTGCTCTTAGAGTTGATAACTGGACGAAAGCCTGTAGATACATCTCAGCCTTTAGGGGATGAGAGCCTCGTTGAATGG GCCCGACCATTGTTAAGCCAAGCTATCGAGACAAACGAATTTGTGGGACTAGCAGATCCAAGACTAGCAGAGAATTTTGTTACTGATGAGATGGTCCTACTGATTCAAGCTGCAGCAGCTTGTGTTCGCCATTCATCCATGAACAGGCCATCAATGGGACAG GTTGTGAGGGCTTTCGACAGAATGGTGACCCAAGATTTGACAAACGGGGTGAGAGTCGGGGAAAGTGAAATAATCAACTCTGCTGAACAATCTGAAGAGATCAGGTTGTTTCAGAGGTGGGCATTTGGAAGTAAAGAAGTTAGTAGTGATTTCTTCAGTGGGAGCAGCGAGCGCAATCCGCAAAGTGACCAGAGAGATTGA
- the LOC121794942 gene encoding proline-rich receptor-like protein kinase PERK9 isoform X2, translating into MATSNSSPQSGDGLHRVQVTPNNGSGSGNHSMRTPHERGLGNSRLLFTYEQLVDASNGFSDQNLLGQGGFGFVYKGTLADGKVVAIKLLRIGGGQGEREFTSEVEIISRIHHRHLVSLVGYCISGERRVLVLDYVPNNTLYFHLHAEGRPVLEWGTRVKIAIGAARGIAYLHEDCQPRIIHRDIKSSNILLDINFEAQVSDFGLAKIAMDANTHISTRVMGTFGYMAPEYASSGKLTEKSDVFSFGVVLLELITGRKPVDTSQPLGDESLVEWARPLLSQAIETNEFVGLADPRLAENFVTDEMVLLIQAAAACVRHSSMNRPSMGQVVRAFDRMVTQDLTNGVRVGESEIINSAEQSEEIRLFQRWAFGSKEVSSDFFSGSSERNPQSDQRD; encoded by the exons ATGGCAACCTCAAATTCTTCTCCACAATCCG GTGATGGATTACATAGAGTACAAGTAACGCCAAATAATGGAAGTGGTTCTGGAAATCACTCTATGCGTACACCACATGAGCGTGGTTTGGGGAACTCAAGGTTGTTGTTCACCTACGAACAACTAGTTGATGCCAGTAATGGATTTTCAGACCAGAATCTCTTGGGGCAAGGTGGTTTTGGTTTTGTGTACAAAGGAACTCTCGCAGATGGTAAAGTAGTAGCTATTAAGCTATTAAGGATCGGTGGAGGGCAGGGGGAACGGGAATTCACCTCCGAAGTTGAGATAATTAGCCGTATACACCACCGTCATTTGGTCTCACTTGTAGGTTATTGCATTTCTGGGGAGAGAAGAGTGCTTGTATTAGATTATGTTCCTAACAATACCCTCTACTTCCATCTTCATG CTGAAGGCCGGCCTGTCTTGGAATGGGGTACACGTGTGAAGATTGCTATTGGGGCAGCTCGTGGGATAGCTTACCTTCACGAAGACT GTCAACCTCGTATTATCCATAGAGATATCAAGTCGTCAAATATCCTTCTGGACATAAACTTTGAAGCTCAG GTTTCTGATTTTGGACTAGCTAAAATAGCTATGGATGCGAATACACATATCAGTACACGTGTAATGGGAACTTTTGG ATACATGGCGCCTGAGTATGCATCCAGTGGCAAGTTGACTGAAAAATCCGACGTGTTTTCCTTTGGAGTTGTGCTCTTAGAGTTGATAACTGGACGAAAGCCTGTAGATACATCTCAGCCTTTAGGGGATGAGAGCCTCGTTGAATGG GCCCGACCATTGTTAAGCCAAGCTATCGAGACAAACGAATTTGTGGGACTAGCAGATCCAAGACTAGCAGAGAATTTTGTTACTGATGAGATGGTCCTACTGATTCAAGCTGCAGCAGCTTGTGTTCGCCATTCATCCATGAACAGGCCATCAATGGGACAG GTTGTGAGGGCTTTCGACAGAATGGTGACCCAAGATTTGACAAACGGGGTGAGAGTCGGGGAAAGTGAAATAATCAACTCTGCTGAACAATCTGAAGAGATCAGGTTGTTTCAGAGGTGGGCATTTGGAAGTAAAGAAGTTAGTAGTGATTTCTTCAGTGGGAGCAGCGAGCGCAATCCGCAAAGTGACCAGAGAGATTGA
- the LOC121796560 gene encoding uncharacterized protein LOC121796560 encodes MEDRNILAADCIVLCCCCQCMMLQILIFILLKLPYKLMRKTKKYAKKLRACKRGTKIMQIEMPRNREESFTSHGGSIRIESIRFGCCMSEIERVLDDLSSRGEFAFGSFWGGEVASDTNFPSCFNNDQIDYDVVGCRLMELFGTANFSSQH; translated from the coding sequence atGGAAGATCGAAACATTCTTGCTGCAGATTGCATTGTCCTGTGCTGCTGCTGCCAATGCATGATGCTGCAGATCCTCATTTTTATACTGCTGAAGCTCCCATACAAGCTGATGAGGAAGACTAAAAAATACGCAAAGAAATTGAGAGCATGCAAGAGAGGAACAAAGATCATGCAAATAGAGATGCCAAGAAATAGAGAGGAAAGCTTCACCAGCCATGGTGGATCCATCAGAATAGAATCCATTCGATTTGGGTGTTGCATGTCTGAAATCGAGCGCGTCCTGGATGATCTTTCGAGTAGGGGTGAGTTTGCTTTTGGCAGTTTTTGGGGTGGAGAAGTTGCTTCAGACACAAATTTCCCTTCTTGTTTTAACAATGATCAGATTGATTATGATGTTGTTGGCTGCCGTTTGATGGAGTTATTTGGCACTGCCAACTTCTCTTCACAGCATTGA
- the LOC121794943 gene encoding probable calcium-binding protein CML15 has product MASMQCDAEQLKQLKEIFDRFDMDKDGSLTLLELAALLRSLGLKPEGDQIHTIVATMDANGNDAIEFDELVELMLSDLSKEAPNHEQLMGVFEAIDCDGNAYITAAELAGQLAKMGHPLTYNELTDMMH; this is encoded by the coding sequence ATGGCTTCAATGCAATGCGACGCCGAGCAGCTGAAGCAGCTAAAGGAGATCTTCGACCGGTTTGACATGGACAAAGACGGCAGCTTGACGCTGCTGGAGCTAGCGGCCCTTCTCCGGTCCCTCGGCCTCAAGCCCGAGGGCGACCAAATCCACACCATCGTGGCCACCATGGACGCCAATGGCAATGACGCCATAGAGTTTGATGAATTGGTGGAGCTGATGTTGTCCGATCTTAGCAAAGAAGCCCCCAACCACGAACAGCTCATGGGGGTGTTCGAGGCCATCGACTGCGATGGAAATGCCTACATCACCGCGGCTGAGCTGGCTGGCCAGTTGGCCAAGATGGGCCATCCCCTCACCTACAACGAGCTCACCGATATGATGCATTAG
- the LOC121794941 gene encoding putative phospholipid-transporting ATPase 9 encodes MRGERRKKLHLSKIYSFKCGRGGFKEEHSQIGRPGFSRVVVCNEPDGADTGIRHYASNYVRTTKYTAASFLPKSLFEQFRRVANFYFLVIGCLSFTPLAPYSAVSAIIPLIVIIGATMVKEFIEDWQRKKQDIEMNNRKVKVHQGGGIFKHTEWRNLRVGDLVKVEKDQFFPADLVLLSSSYEDAICYVETMNLDGETNLKLKQALEVTSSLHEEHDLGDFKAIVKCEDPNANLYSFVGSMEFEEQQYPLSPQQLLLRDSKLRNTDHIYGAVIFTGHDTKVIQNSTDPPSKRSKVEKKMDKIIYLLFGVLFLMAFIGSVYFGIVTREDKEGGHQRWYLRPETADIFFDPDRAPIAAVYHFLTVLLLYSNFIPISLYVSIEIVKVLQSIFINQDIHMYYEETDKPAHARTSNLNEELGQVDTILSDKTGTLTCNSMEFIKCSIAATAYGYGVTEVERSMANRKGSPLAVSAKHAAEHPVSPKKSSVKGFNFDDERVNNGNWVNESHSNVIQQFFRLLAVCHTAVPDVDENTGKITYEAESPDEAAFVIAARELGFEFFKRTQTSVSINELNPVTGKRVERSYDLLSILEFNSARKRMSVIVRDEEGKLMLLSKGADSVMFERLARNGREYEEKTREHCNEYADAGLRTLILAYRELSEDEFQAFDSKLLAAKNSVSTDREALIDEVTESIEKDLILLGATAVEDKLQQGVPECIDKLAQAGIKLWVLTGDKMETAINIGYACSLLRQGMKQIIITLESPEIKAQEKNGEKSEIARASKQSVVRQITEGKAQVAKLTSDAFALIIDGKSLAYALEDDVKKLFLELAVGCASVICCRSSPKQKALVTRLVKDGTTKTTLAIGDGANDVGMLQEADIGIGISGVEGMQAVMSSDIAIAQFRFLERLLLVHGHWCYRRISTMICYFFYKNITYGITVFLYEAFTSFSGQPAYNDWFLSLYNVFFTSLPVVALGVFDQDVSARFCLKFPMLYQEGVQNLLFSWRRIIGWMFNGLCSAIIIFFFCERALSPQAFNEDGKPADFQIFGATMYTCVVWVVNCQMALAISYFTLLQHILIWGSIALWYIFLLAYGAMSPSFATTAYKVFVQSLAATPAYYFITFIVVVSALVPYFIYNAIQMRFFPMYHGRIQWIRHEGWYEDPEYCNIVRQRSIRPTTVGFTARSLARTNPLQERSHGR; translated from the exons ATGAGAGgagagagaaggaagaagctGCATCTGAGCAAGATCTACTCTTTCAAATGTGGGAGAGGTGGATTCAAAGAGGAGCATTCACAGATTGGGAGACCTGGTTTTTCAAGAGTGGTTGTTTGCAACGAGCCTGATGGTGCCGACACCGGTATTAGGCATTATGCCTCAAATTATGTGAGAACCACCAAGTATACAGCTGCAAGTTTCTTGCCCAAGTCTCTCTTTGAGCAGTTTAGGAGAGTGGCTAACTTCTACTTCCTTGTCATCGGCTGCTTGTCCTTCACGCCGCTTGCGCCTTATTCCGCCGTCAGCGCCATCATTCCGTTGATTGTGATTATCGGAGCAACCATGGTTAAAGAGTTCATTGAAGATTGGCAACGGAAGAAGCAG GATATTGAGATGAACAATAGGAAGGTGAAGGTGCATCAGGGTGGTGGGATTTTTAAGCACACTGAATGGAGAAATCTGAGAGTGGGTGATTTAGTGAAGGTGGAGAAGGATCAGTTCTTCCCTGCAGATTTAGTCTTGCTATCTTCGAGCTACGAGGATGCTATATGCTATGTTGAGACGATGAATCTTGATGGGGAGACGAATTTGAAGCTGAAGCAAGCGTTGGAAGTCACTTCATCGTTACACGAGGAGCATGACCTTGGTGATTTCAAGGCCATTGTGAAATGTGAAGATCCCAATGCTAACTTGTACAGTTTTGTTGGGAGCATGGAGTTCGAGGAGCAGCAATATCCACTCTCTCCTCAACAGCTGCTGCTTAGAGATTCTAAGCTACGAAATACAGATCATATATATGGAGCAGTGATCTTCACTGGCCATGACACAAAGGTGATTCAAAACTCCACGGATCCTCCCTCGAAGAGAAGCAAGGTTGAGAAGAAGATGGACAAGATCATCTACCTTCTATTCGGTGTGCTTTTCTTGATGGCCTTTATCGGCTCAGTTTACTTTGGTATTGTAACTAGGGAAGACAAGGAAGGTGGGCACCAGAGGTGGTACCTCAGACCCGAGACAGCTGACATTTTCTTTGATCCTGATAGGGCTCCCATTGCAGCTGTGTATCACTTTCTCACAGTGCTGTTGCTCTACAGCAACTTCATTCCAATCTCATTGTACGTCTCAATAGAGATTGTGAAAGTGCTTCAGAGCATTTTCATCAATCAAGACATACATATGTACTATGAAGAAACTGACAAACCAGCTCACGCCCGTACCTCAAATCTGAATGAGGAGCTCGGCCAAGTTGATACAATTCTCTCTGATAAGACAGGTACATTAACTTGCAACTCCATGGAGTTCATCAAGTGTTCGATTGCTGCCACTGCTTATGGCTATGGTGTAACGGAGGTGGAAAGGTCGATGGCGAACAGGAAGGGGTCGCCTCTGGCTGTGAGTGCAAAACATGCAGCTGAGCACCCTGTTAGCCCTAAGAAGTCCTCTGTCAAAGGCTTCAACTTTGATGATGAGAGGGTCAACAATGGGAATTGGGTGAATGAGAGTCACTCGAACGTGATCCAGCAATTCTTTCGTTTGTTGGCAGTCTGTCATACAGCAGTGCCTGACGTGGATGAGAATACAGGGAAAATCACGTATGAAGCTGAATCACCTGATGAGGCTGCCTTTGTCATTGCAGCCAGAGAACTTGGCTTTGAGTTCTTTAAAAGAACACAAACAAGTGTTTCTATCAATGAGTTGAATCCCGTCACTGGCAAACGAGTTGAAAG ATCATACGATCTCTTAAGTATTCTAGAATTCAACAGTGCAAGAAAGAGAATGTCAGTTATAGTAAGAGATGAGGAGGGAAAGCTAATGTTACTTTCCAAAGGAGCAGACAG TGTTATGTTTGAGAGGCTTGCTAGAAATGGAAGAGAATATGAAGAGAAAACCAGAGAGCACTGCAATGAGTACGCCGATGCAGGCTTAAGGACCTTGATACTTGCTTATAGGGAGCTAAGCGAAGATGAATTTCAAGCGTTTGATTCAAAACTTTTGGCTGCCAAAAACTCAGTTAGCACTGATCGTGAGGCACTGATTGATGAAGTGACTGAAAGTATAGAAAAAGATTTGATTCTTTTAGGTGCAACAGCTGTTGAGGACAAGCTCCAACAAGGG gttccagaatgCATTGACAAACTAGCTCAAGCAGGAATCAAATTATGGGTTTTGACTGGGGACAAGATGGAAACTGCTATCAACATAGG TTATGCTTGTAGTTTGCTCAGACAAGGAATGAAGCAGATTATTATCACATTGGAGAGCCCTGAGATCAAAGCTCAGGAGAAAAACGGCGAAAAGAGTGAAATTGCTAGG GCTTCGAAGCAAAGTGTTGTTCGACAGATCACCGAAGGGAAGGCTCAGGTTGCTAAGTTAACCAGTGATGCCTTTGCATTGATCATTGATGGGAAATCTCTTGCATATGCTTTGGAAGACGACGTCAAGAAACTGTTTCTTGAGCTTGCAGTCGGCTGTGCATCAGTCATCTGCTGCCGCTCCTCCCCTAAACAGAAGGCGCTG GTGACGAGGCTTGTCAAGGATGGAACCACAAAGACAACCTTGGCCATTGGTGATGGAGCCAACGACGTTGGAATGCTTCAAGAAGCAGATATCGGAATTGGGATCAGTGGCGTTGAAGGAATGCAG GCAGTGATGTCTAGCGACATTGCCATAGCTCAGTTCCGATTTTTGGAACGCTTGCTTTTGGTTCATGGACACTGGTGCTACAGAAGGATTTCCACAATG ATTTGCTACTTCTTCTACAAGAACATCACTTATGGCATCACAGTCTTCTTGTACGAGGCTTTCACATCATTTTCTGGACAACCTGCGTACAACGACTGGTTCCTGTCTCTCTACAACGTGTTCTTCACATCGTTGCCTGTGGTAGCTCTAGGAGTCTTCGACCAAGACGTATCAGCTAGATTCTGTCTAAAG TTTCCCATGCTGTACCAAGAAGGTGTGCAGAATCTACTCTTCAGCTGGCGCCGCATAATTGGATGGATGTTCAACGGCCTCTGCAGTGCCAtcattatcttcttcttctgcgAAAGGGCGCTGAGCCCTCAGGCGTTCAACGAGGACGGAAAGCCTGCGGATTTCCAAATCTTCGGAGCCACAATGTACACCTGCGTTGTCTGGGTCGTGAACTGCCAGATGGCACTCGCAATCAGCTACTTCACTCTGCTGCAACACATTTTGATATGGGGCAGCATTGCATTATGGTACATTTTCCTCTTGGCCTATGGAGCTATGTCTCCATCCTTTGCCACTACTGCATACAAAGTCTTTGTCCAGTCTCTTGCAGCCACGCCCGCCTACTACTTCATCACCTTCATTGTTGTAGTCTCTGCCCTCGTGCCTTACTTCATCTACAATGCGATTCAGATGAGATTCTTCCCAATGTACCATGGGAGGATACAGTGGATAAGACACGAGGGGTGGTACGAGGATCCCGAGTACTGCAACATAGTGAGGCAGAGGTCGATTAGGCCTACAACCGTTGGATTCACAGCACGTTCACTGGCACGAACGAACCCTCTGCAGGAACGAAGCCATGGCCGCTAG
- the LOC121793885 gene encoding probable isoprenylcysteine alpha-carbonyl methylesterase ICMEL2 codes for MKNGAALLFRSEHDSASDSTRIFMPSSSEIETKPLISRTPSFTNQNSTSDQKKKRRRRRVLSETSVVTISLGGTRRRFGRMTIAPSETFLITRLTFKLLALLGVGYRWIMRFMALGFYAFLLMPGFIQVGYYYFYSSRVRRSIVYGDQPRNRLDLYLPENKDGAKPVVAFVTGGAWIIGYKAWGSLLGLQLSDRGIIVACLDYRNFPQGTIGEMVQDAAQGISFVCKNIADYGGDPDRIYIMGQSAGAHIASCAILQQAIKEAAGETITWSVSQIKYYFGLSGGYNLFNLVDHFNSRGLYRSLFLGIMEGEESLHQYSPEVVVKDPNRRNAVSLLPPIILFHGTADLSILPDASTSFAAALRDAGVQSEAILYEEKTHTDLFLQDPMRGGNDDLFEDLIRLIHGDDAEALERDVTAPPRRRLVPECMLRLARKVSPF; via the exons ATGAAAAATGGAGCGGCATTGCTCTTCAGATCAGAACATGATTCGGCCTCCGACTCCACCAGGATTTTCATGCCCTCGTCGTCCGAGATCGAGACAAAGCCTCTCATTTCGAGAACGCCGAGCTTCACGAATCAGAATTCGACTTCCGATCAGAAGAagaagcggcggcggcggcgggtcCTCAGCGAGACCTCCGTCGTCACCATATCCCTCGGCGGCACCCGCCGGAGGTTCGGGCGGATGACGATTGCGCCATCCGAAACCTTTCTCATCACTCGCCTCACCTTCAAGCTGTTGGCCCTTCTAGG GGTAGGCTACAGATGGATCATGAGATTCATGGCACTTGGTTTCTATGCTTTTCTGCTCATGCCTGGTTTTATTCAAG TCGGATACTATTACTTCTACTCCAGTAGGGTACGTAGAAGCATAGTTTATGGAGATCAGCCTAGGAATAG GCTTGATCTCTATTTACCAGAGAACAAAGATGGGGCGAAGCCAGTTGTTGCCTTTGTAACTGGTGGTGCATGGATCATTGG ATATAAAGCATGGGGTTCTCTTCTGGGCCTACAGCTATCAGATAGAGGTATCATAGTCGCTTGCTTAGATTACAG GAATTTTCCTCAAGGAACAATTGGTGAAATGGTCCAAGATGCAGCTCAGGGCATCTCATTTGTGTGCAAAAACATTGCTGACTATGGAGGCGATCCCGACAG AATCTATATTATGGGGCAGTCAGCTGGTGCACACATTGCTTCTTGTGCTATATTACAGCAGGCAATCAAGGAGGCTGCTGGAGAGACGATTACTTGGAGCGTATctcaaataaaatactactttGGTTTATCTGGAGG GTATAATCTATTCAATTTGGTAGACCACTTCAACAGCCGAGGATTATACCGCTCATTATTTCTAGG GATAATGGAGGGAGAAGAATCTCTACATCAATATTCTCCAGAAGTAGTGGTGAAGGATCCAAACAGGAGGAATGCAGTTTCTCTGTTACCTCCTATAATTCTGTTCCATGGAACTGCTGACCTCTCGATCCTCCCTGATGCCAG TACAAGTTTTGCTGCGGCTCTTCGAGATGCTGGAGTTCAATCTGAGGCAATTCTCTACGAGGAGAAGACACACACAGATCTGTTTCTTCAG GATCCTATGAGAGGTGGAAATGATGATCTGTTTGAAGATTTGATAAGACTGATTCACGGCGACGATGCTGAAGCTCTGGAGAGAGACGTGACAGCACCTCCACGGCGACGCCTTGTGCCTGAATGTATGTTGAGATTAGCCCGGAAAGTCAGTCCTTTTTGA